In Sulfuritortus calidifontis, the sequence GGCGCTGAGCGGCCGCAGGCCGGCGAGCAGAACGACCAGATAGACGTCGCGCCGCGTGATCGGACCCGATGGCGTGGCCAGCAACACCTCTTCGGCCGCGAGCTCAGGCAGGCTGTCGAAGGCGGCGAGAAGGTCGGTCTGATCGATCCGCCCCTGACGATAGAACTCGACGAAGGCCTCGGCCGGCAGGTAGCCGCGGGCCCCGATCAGGCGCGCCGCCTCGGCGAGCGCCTGGCGGAAAGGCAGGTGCTGGAAACCGTGCAGGGTGTTGTGGTGGACGAAGTCCTTGATCGGCGCCTGGGCCGGCAGCACGTGGGCCAGATGTTCGACCAGATGACGCAGCGCCGTGCGCGGCTCCTTGGCTGACGGGTGATGGGCGGCGCTCATCGGGTCCTCACAAGAAGAGTTGCGTCAGACGATTGACCGATGAGCCGATCAGCTCCAGCGCCGGCGTCGGATAGATGCCGATCAGCAGACTGCCGCCGGTGAGCGCCGCCGCCGCGGTGAGCTCGGTCAGGGTCAGGTCGGGCAGACCCTGCATGCGGGCGGAGACCGGGCCGGTGAACAGGCGGCCGACCGTGCGCAGGGCGTAGGCCGCGCTGATCAGCACGGCCAGGCTCAAGAAGACGATCCAGCCGCCCCAGGCCTGGAAGCCGCCGATCAGCGCGTGCAGCTCGGCGATGAAACCGGCGGTGCCGGGCAGGCCGATGGCGGCGACCAGGGCGAGCACGGTGAAGAAGGCGAAGCGCGGCATCACCCGCACCAGCGAGGAATAGTCGGCGATGTCGCGGGTGTGGGTGCGCTCGTAGAGCAGGCCGATCAGGAGGAACAGGGCGCCGGCGACCAGGCCGTGGGCAACCATCTGCATCACCGCGCCGGTGATGCCGGCGCTGTTGAGCGAGGCCAGGCCGAGCAGCACCACGCCCATGTGCGAGACCGAGGAGTAGGCGATCATGGCCTTGAGGTCGCGCTGGCGCCAGGCCAGGATGCCACCGTAGACCAGACTGACCAGGGCCAGCACCACCAGCAGGCCCTGCAAGGCCTCGGCCGCCGCCGGCAGGATGCTGGCGACGCGGATCAGACCGTAGGCGCCCATCTTGAGCAGGACGCCGGAGAGCAGGATGGAGACCGGGCTGGGCGCCTCGACGTGGGCCAGCGGCAGCCAGCCGTGCAGGGGGAAGATCGGCATCTTCACGCCGAAGCCGATCAGGAAGCCGAGGAAAAGCAGGATCTGCATCTGCTCCGGCAGGGCGCGGCCGGTCTCGCGGATCAGGGTCATCTCGAACACGCCCTGGCCCGGCACCGCGTCGTAGAGCATGAGCAGGGCGACCAGCATGAACACCGAACCGCCCAGGGTGTAGAGCACGAAGTTGAGCGCCGCCCGGTGGCGGTTCTGGCCGCCCCAGCGGTCGATCAGGAAGAACAGCGGGATCAGGGTCAGTTCCCAGAACACATAGAACAGCGACCAGTCGCGCGCCATGAACACGCCGAGCATCGCCGCCTCGAGGATCAGGAGCAGCATGTAGTAGCCCTTGGCCCGCTCGCGGATGCTGGCCGAGGCCATCACCGCGACCAGGCTGAGCAGCGTGCCCAAAAGCAGCATCGACAGCGAGATGCCGTCGATGGCGAGCACGAAGGCGCTGCCCAGGCGCGGGTTCCAGGTCTGTGATTCGTAGAACTGGACGCCGGCGAACCGGGGGTCGAACTGGCCGGCGATCCAGAGCGCATAGCCGAAGGCCGTGGCCGCGCTGGCCAGGGCGACGCTGCGGACGAGGCCGAGGGAACGGCCGGGCAGCAGCCCGACCAAGGCGGCGCCGATGAGCGGGGTGAGCAGCAGGCCTTTGAGCAGCATCGGAGGCGGCCCTCAGAGCCGCTGCGATACCGGCGACATCGCGTCGGCAGCCGCAGTCATCGCATCACCTGGCATGGCTGCCTCAGGCGCGGCCCGGCAGGATGGGGCAAAGCAGATCGTCCGCCGCCTCGGCGCCCAGGCGTTCGTAGATCGCGGCCAGGGCCTGGTTTTCGGTGGCGAAGATGTTCTGCTGGCCGATCAGATCGAACAGATGGGTGTTGCGCATGACGTCCAGCACCTGTTTCTTGAGGCCGGAGAACACCAGCTCCACGCCGTTCTCGCGCAGCCGCTCGACCAGGTGGTGCACCACCTCCTCGCCCGAGGCGTCGAGCTGGTTGATCGCGTCGCCGACGATCAGGATGTACTTGGCCTCGGGATGGTCGGCCATCGCCTCCAGCACGGCATCTTCGAAGTAGGAGACGTTGGCGAAGTAGAGCGAGCCGTCGAAGCGCATGGCCACCACGTGCCGGCTGGTCGCCAGATTGGGATTGACCTTGACGTCGCGCAGGGTGCCGTCGCTGAAACGGCCGAGGATGGCGACGCGCGGGGTCATGGTCCGCAGCAGGAAGAGCACGATGGCCAGGCCGGCGCCGATCATGATGCCCTTGTCCAGGTGCGGGGCCACGGCCAGGGTGGCGACGAAGGTGACAATGGCGGCGGCGCCGTCATGCTTGTGCGCATTCCAGGCCTCCTTGATCGCATGCACGTTGACCAGGCCGATCACCGCCATGATGATGATTGCGGCCAGCACCGCCTGCGGCAGGTGATAGAGCAGGGGAGTGAGGAAGAGCAACACCACCAGCACGATCACGGCGGTGAACACCGCGCTCATGCCGGTCTTGGCCCCGGCATTCATGTTGACCGCCGAGCGGGAGAAGGAACCCGAGACCGGGAAGGACTGGGAGAAGCTGCCAACCACGTTCGCCAGGCCTTGGCCGATCAACTCCTGGTTGGGGTCGATGCGGTCCTTGGTCTTGGCGGCGATGGCCTTGGCGATGGAGATCGCCTCCATGAAACCGACCAGCGAGATCACCAGCGCAACCGAAAGCAGGCTGCCGAGCTTGCCCAGGTCGAAACTGGGCAGGCTGATGCTGGGCAGGCCCTCGGGAATGGTGCCGACCACCTCGCCGCCGCCGGCCAAGCGGAACTTGCCGCCGTCGACCTTGCGGATGCGGTAGGTGTAGCCGTCGAGCATGGCCCCGGCTGGCGCCTTGCCTTTGACGTAGAGGCCGGCGGTCGCGCCGCTCGCATCCACCGCCCGCACCACCTCGACGTGGCGCAGCCGGCCCTTGAGGGTATTCAGCTCGGCCTCGATCGCCGCCGCCGTCATCCGGCTCAAGGTCAGGTCGGCCTCCTGCGCCACCACGTTCTGGCTGTGCTTGCCTTCTGCCTTTTCCGCCGCCAGCAGCGCCACGCTCTTGTCGGCGATCTCCTGGTTCAGGGTCTTGAGCTGATGGTCGGTGTCGGCCACATGCTTGACCATGGCCTTGAGGTCGGCATCGGCCACCTGCTCCACCTCACCCTTGAGGTTGTTCTCGAAGCCGATGGCCCAGCTGATGGTGGTGGTGATCACCACGGCAATCAACACGCCCGGCCACTTCGGCTTGTACTTCTTGATCGCCCACATGATGGCGATGGCGCCGATGCCCATGGCCAGGGTCGGCAGATGGGTGTCGCCGATCTGCTGGAACACGCCCCAGATGTCGACCATGAACGATTCGCTGCGGCCCATGGGCACGCCGAACAGCTTGGACACCTGGGACAGGCCGATGATGATGGCCGCCGCATTGGTGAAGCCGACGATCACCGGGTGGGACAGGAAGTTGACCACCACGCCCAGCTTGAAGATACCGAGGGCCAACTGCACCAGACCGACCAGCAGGGCCAGCATGATGGCCAGGGCGATGAAGTCGTCGGAACCGGGCGCAGCGAATACCGCGAGGGAGGAAGCCGTCAGCAGGGAGACCACGGCGACCGGGCCGGTGCCCAGCTGATTGGACGAGCCCCAGAGCGAGGCGACCGCCACCGGCAGGAAGGCGGCATACAGGCCATAGTAGGCCGGCAGCCCGGCCAACTGGGCATAGGCCATGGACTGCGGGATCAGCACCAGGGCCACGGTCAGGCCGGCCAGGAAGTCGGCCTTGATCACATCCCCGGTCAGGGGAAACCAGCGCAGGAAGGGAAGGAAACGGGTCAGTGCTTTCATCTCGGCGGTTTCTTCTTGCTTGGGGCAAAAAAACAGCCATCGCGGATGGCCGTTTGCGTCAATTCGGATAAAGAGGGCTCAAAAGAGTTGCAAATTGTAACACTTTTTGCCCTTCATAACCCTTCTCACTAGGCCAGACCGTAGCGCTTGATCTTGCGCCACAAGGAAACCCGGTCGATACCGAGGATCTCCGCCGCCTGGCTGCGATTGCCCCGTGTGTGCTCCAGGACGCGGCGGATGTAATCGG encodes:
- a CDS encoding SulP family inorganic anion transporter; amino-acid sequence: MKALTRFLPFLRWFPLTGDVIKADFLAGLTVALVLIPQSMAYAQLAGLPAYYGLYAAFLPVAVASLWGSSNQLGTGPVAVVSLLTASSLAVFAAPGSDDFIALAIMLALLVGLVQLALGIFKLGVVVNFLSHPVIVGFTNAAAIIIGLSQVSKLFGVPMGRSESFMVDIWGVFQQIGDTHLPTLAMGIGAIAIMWAIKKYKPKWPGVLIAVVITTTISWAIGFENNLKGEVEQVADADLKAMVKHVADTDHQLKTLNQEIADKSVALLAAEKAEGKHSQNVVAQEADLTLSRMTAAAIEAELNTLKGRLRHVEVVRAVDASGATAGLYVKGKAPAGAMLDGYTYRIRKVDGGKFRLAGGGEVVGTIPEGLPSISLPSFDLGKLGSLLSVALVISLVGFMEAISIAKAIAAKTKDRIDPNQELIGQGLANVVGSFSQSFPVSGSFSRSAVNMNAGAKTGMSAVFTAVIVLVVLLFLTPLLYHLPQAVLAAIIIMAVIGLVNVHAIKEAWNAHKHDGAAAIVTFVATLAVAPHLDKGIMIGAGLAIVLFLLRTMTPRVAILGRFSDGTLRDVKVNPNLATSRHVVAMRFDGSLYFANVSYFEDAVLEAMADHPEAKYILIVGDAINQLDASGEEVVHHLVERLRENGVELVFSGLKKQVLDVMRNTHLFDLIGQQNIFATENQALAAIYERLGAEAADDLLCPILPGRA
- a CDS encoding complex I subunit 4 family protein translates to MLLKGLLLTPLIGAALVGLLPGRSLGLVRSVALASAATAFGYALWIAGQFDPRFAGVQFYESQTWNPRLGSAFVLAIDGISLSMLLLGTLLSLVAVMASASIRERAKGYYMLLLILEAAMLGVFMARDWSLFYVFWELTLIPLFFLIDRWGGQNRHRAALNFVLYTLGGSVFMLVALLMLYDAVPGQGVFEMTLIRETGRALPEQMQILLFLGFLIGFGVKMPIFPLHGWLPLAHVEAPSPVSILLSGVLLKMGAYGLIRVASILPAAAEALQGLLVVLALVSLVYGGILAWRQRDLKAMIAYSSVSHMGVVLLGLASLNSAGITGAVMQMVAHGLVAGALFLLIGLLYERTHTRDIADYSSLVRVMPRFAFFTVLALVAAIGLPGTAGFIAELHALIGGFQAWGGWIVFLSLAVLISAAYALRTVGRLFTGPVSARMQGLPDLTLTELTAAAALTGGSLLIGIYPTPALELIGSSVNRLTQLFL